A segment of the Candidatus Aminicenantes bacterium genome:
CTTCGTCATCGAGCTCGGCGATTACAAAGATCAAGATGTTCAGCCCGTTCCCGCCCGCACCCTGTCCTTTCTCCGCACGATCGAAGGCGTCTTCGTCGGCTTCAAAGGACCCCGCTATCACGTCCTCGGCAATCACGACGAGGACAGCCTGACCAAAGCCGAATTCCTCGGCGCGATCGAAAACACCGGCATCTCCGACGGTCGGACCTACTATTCTTTCGACCAGGGCGGCGTCCACTTCATCGTCCTCGATCCCAACTTCCGCTCGGACGGCCGCGAG
Coding sequences within it:
- a CDS encoding metallophosphoesterase — its product is MTRRTTAILLLAVVGLLAAGTLSPAGRTPVVQTAPERTIVRFGVITDLHYADRDSVSGRIYRESTGKLAEFVSVMNREKADFVIELGDYKDQDVQPVPARTLSFLRTIEGVFVGFKGPRYHVLGNHDEDSLTKAEFLGAIENTGISDGRTYYSFDQGGVHFIVLDPNFRSDGRE